One genomic window of Etheostoma spectabile isolate EspeVRDwgs_2016 chromosome 7, UIUC_Espe_1.0, whole genome shotgun sequence includes the following:
- the LOC116692408 gene encoding epithelial membrane protein 3, translating to MNGRDMVIMPYRLTVYRRGLFMWFYVPSLPMGGSHLSLFWIVIFVLRDDEVELKGALFCTEEMGVLLGKSGGVVRLERRGPPRGAQCCRVVKLLLSCSRDLIQRDRQYSGELRMAYLLMFVTLLHLITLAMLFIATMEKSWWVWDGLENSDLWYNCRFDNLTGSWLCASSKETDWLKAVQVLMVLSVVFSFVSFLVFLGQLFTMSKGGLFYFTGLCQVFSGLNAFSAALIYTLHNKAILQDSRELTSGHYGYCFILAWVCVPLLLCSGIIYIHLRKKE from the exons ATGAATGGAAGAGATATGGTCATTATGCCTTATAGGCTTACAGTTTACAGAAGAGGTCTTTTCATGTGGTTTTATGTACCTTCACTGCCCATGGGTGGGTCTCATTTAAGTCTTTTTTGGATAGTTATTTTTGTACTGAGGGATGACGAGGTAGAGCTAAAGGGAGCTCTGTTCTGCACAGAGGAAATGGGCGTTCTCCTTGGAAAGTCTGGGGGTGTGGTAAGACTGGAAAGAAGAGGACCACCAAGAGGGGCACAATGTTGTAGAGTGGTGAAGCTGCTTCTAAGCTGCTCAAGAGATCTGATTCAGAGGGACAGGCAATACTCAGG GGAGTTGAGAATGGCATACCTGCTTATGTTTGTGACCTTGCTGCATCTCATCACACTGGCAATGCTGTTCATTGCAACCATGGAGAAG TCCTGGTGGGTGTGGGATGGCTTGGAGAACTCAGACCTATGGTACAACTGTAGGTTTGACAACTTGACAGGAAGTTGGTTGTGTGCATCCTCCAAAGAAACTG ACTGGCTTAAGGCAGTGCAGGTCCTGATGGTTCTCTCGGTGGTCTTCTCCTTCGTCTCTTTCTTGGTGTTCCTGGGTCAACTGTTTACCATGTCTAAGGGTGGACTCTTCTACTTCACTGGGCTGTGTCAAGTCTTTTCAG ggctGAACGCCTTTTCTGCAGCTCTCATctacacattacacaataaGGCAATCCTTCAGGACTCCAGAGAACTGACATCAGGACACTATGGCTACTGCTTTATCCTGGCCTGGGTGTGTGTCCCATTGTTGCTGTGTAGTGGGATCATATATATCCACTTGCGTAAGAAAGAGTGA